Within the Maribacter sp. BPC-D8 genome, the region GTATGAAACCTGAGAGTATCACAAAAGGTTTCCACGATAATTATTACGTAACTGTAATGAACGCAAAAGAACCAGGAGATGGTGAATTGATAGAAATATCTAAAAACGGCGTCAAGGTTTTTGCCAAGGGTTTTGATGAGCCTAAGGGAATCGTTTACTTAAATGGGTATCTGTATTTCTCTGATATTACACGAATATGGCGCGTTGATAGAGAAGGAAAAGCAAGCATTTTTGTAGATCAAGCCGACTTTCCGGAAACTGCACTCTATCTAAACGATGTTTCATTAGATGGTAAAGGAAACGGAATGTACGTAGCCGATATGGGTGCTACCCAATACATGCGTGATTCTAATAATGATTTATGGCCATTAGACAGTGAAGAAGCAAAAAATGTTCCTGAATTAGGGCGTATTTATCATGTAGATTTAGATGGGCGCATCACCATAAAACAAGATACTTCACCACTTATGTTAAACCCCAATGGCGTAGGTGTTGACAATGATGGAAATATTATGGTAGCAGCTTTTTTTAATGGTAATTTTTTGGTTACTAAAAATGGTGTACTTAGTCCGCTTAAAGGTCAATTTAGAGGAGCTGACGCCGTAGAACAAGATAGTAAGGGTAATTATTATGTAAGCAGTTGGGTCTCTGGAAAAGTTTGGAAAATAGACCCTGAAACAGAAGTGTCAACCGTACTTATTGAAGGACTAAAATCTGCCGCAGATTTCTATCTTGAAGAAGATAAAGACAGATTATTGGTGCCCGATATGATGGCAGGTATAATATATGCGGTACCACTTAAAAACTAGTGTTTAAAGAACATAGTTTAATTGAATACTGTTATAAAATCTAGACTATTTTGAGTAAGTTTTGACTCATCCAAATCGCTTTGAACTAAAGAAATTTGGATGAGTTAAATCACTACTTAATAACTTACTTTAGACTTATTATCTAACTTTTTTTCCATAAGCGGGTACAAGTCATAGGTAGGATAAAATTCAGATTTGAAAGCTTTCCATGCCGTTTTTTCTATCGCTAAGTTCACATCTCTAAGTTTAGAAGCCGGTAATTCTAATACCACCATTTGACCAATACCCATTACTACATACCAATTAACGACCGAAACTCCTTCTGGAGGAAAATTTTCATAAAACCCCTGTTTAGTCCTAACGGCTTCTATCTCACTTAAATTCATTGATTGATCGTGTTTCAAGAAAATGGTTAAAAGCATTTTCTCTGTGTTTTCTATATCACCATCTTTTTTTTCAGAAGATTGGGCATAGCTGAAGTTTGAAATGCATATTACAGCCAATGCGGTAAAAAGTAAATTTTTCATAAGTTGAATTTGTTTAAAATTTATAATTAAATATTCTTCTATTTTATAGTATCTCAGATTAATTCTTTTACAATATTTCAGCAAAAAAGATATTCAATACTTATGTTTCGCTCAATTCGAAGGTAAATGTTATCCTATCTAGATTATATAATAAATTGTGCATTCTATAACACAAATGTGGCATTCCCTATTCTTAGAAATATTTGTATAATCTGTACTTTAATTCAGAATTATAGACATAGAGCGATTCATATAATTGGCTTTCTAATTTGGCTTCAGATGAAGATAGTTACCCATATGCAACACCAGTACCAGTCATTGCTTGATTGGTTATAATCTTAGACAAGCAACTCGTTTATATTTACTATCATAAATATGAAGGGATGATTCGCAATTTTAGTATTCAAAAGTTAACAAATAGAATCACATTACTGCTGATTTTAATAGGTACAAATTCTGTTTTCTCACAAATACCTATTTCAAAACAGGCAGATAGATTGCAGCAGTATTTAGGTTTTTGGGTCAGTTCAATTGATTATAAAACGGATAGTGTTGCCAACGTGCCTTTAATAAAAATGAACAACTACCCTAAAATAGACAATACCGCAATGTCTGTTGATGTATTTCAAAAGGAAGGAGATATCTACAAACATACCTTGACAGAGCTTATTGGGCACGACACCAAAACCGATTCTATTTTTGCATTAGGTAAAAGTGCACAAGGTGATATGTTTCTTGGTAAAGGAGGGTTTAAGAGCGCAACTGAATGGATAATGAAAGACCGTGACTTTACCGATAAAGAGACCATGACGGTTACTTTTGATTTTAAGAATCAAACTGATGTTCTTTTAAAGGGAGTTAACCCGCAGAACGAAATTCTTTGGCAAACCCGTTATATCAAGAAAAATCCAAAGAACAAGAATATTGGTATTCAATTGGTTTCGGTACATGAACAAATGCAGAAAAACCCTAAAGAGACCTTAAAGTATCTTGATAGAATGGGCTATAGTTATATTGAAACCTTTGTTTATAAAGACCACTCTTTTTATGGATTATCTCCATTAGATTTTAAGAAACTAGTAGAGGATAACGACTTGAAATTTACAGGGTCCATGACGTTCTACGACCTTCCTTCTAATGACAATAAAGCATGGAAAAAAGCGATGCAGTGGTGGCAAGAATGTATAGAAGACCACAAGCAAGCAGGTGTCGAATACCTTACCATATCTAACAATCAAATTAAAGAAATAAATACCCTTGCCGAACTCAAAGAGTATTCAGAGTACTACAATGCTATTGGAAAACTTTGTAAAGAAAGAGGAATTAGGTTTGCCTACCACAATCACTCCGATGAATTTAAGATCATAGAAAACAAGGTTATTTATGACTACCTCTTAGAAAATACCGATCCGGAATACGTGAGTTTTCAAGCTGATCTTTATTGGATGCATTTTTCTAACGTTGACCCAATCGATTATTTCAAGAGACATGAGAACCGTTTTATAAGCTGGCATGTAAAAGATTACAAAGAACTAGGGCAGAGTGGTAAAATGGACTTTGAACTATACTTTAAATACGCGAAAACCGCCGGTCTTAAATATACGGTAGCAGAAGTTGAAGCTTTTAATTACCCAGTATGGTATAGCATCAATTCTGCATGGAACTATTTATACTTTAATATACTATAACAATTCACTAGCAACACTTGACTTTATGAAAACCAGAATTCTACAATTATCATTGTTTATCATTATAACTTTTAACCAAATGGCTTTTGCCCAAGATCAATTTAAGGTGTTGTTATTTACAGTACAAGACACCTGGCATTATGAGTGCATACCTAGTGCAGTAGATGCTTTCCATAAAATGGCAGCAGAACAACAGTTTAAATTCGATTGGACCCAAAACCCAGAAGACCTAGCCGAAAAATTACCATCTTACGATGTGGTTGTATTTTTAAATGCTAATACAGATAATTTAAACAATGAACAGCTTGATGTTTTAAAAGCGCACCTACACAATGGTAAAGGTTTTGTGGGAGTCCATTCCACATCTGATAGTGATATTAGAAACCTTTGGTTCGATAATCTAGTGGGCGGAGTTTTTAAGGATCATCCTCAATTTCAAACTGCTGTATTAACCAATCATGATTCTAATTTTCCATCAAACTTACACCTACCAGAAAAATGGTTGTGGAGTGAGGAGTGGTACAATTTTAAATCATTAAAATCTGAAGATATTACAGTACTTCTTTCGGTAGATGAAAGCACCTTTGATTACCAGAAAGGATATGATGAAATACCGCTAGAAGGTATGGGCAAAAATCATCCAATAGCGTGGTATCAATTATACGACGGTGGACGCTCATTTTATACAACACTTGGTCATAAACCAGAAGCTTTTCAAGATCAAAGGTATTTAGACCATTTATTCGGTGGAATCTATTGGGCTGCTAAAGGCGAAATGAAACAATAGTGATATTGATAAATTGAAAGACTTCTTTAGAAACTAAAAAGCCAAGCCCTAATAAGGCTTGGCTTTTCTACTACTAGTTTAAACACCTACTACTCTACCGTATAGATTATCGTGTTTTTCTGTGTTACCCTAAAATAGCCATGTGCGTAATTATCGGGGTTTGTGGTATTAATACAATTACCCTTTATTGCTACGGGCGTTGACTCAAAAATACCGACACCGCCAAGTTGATCGATTACAATATCAATATAATTGTAATATGGTCTAGAAATACTGTGCATGTTTATGGTTACCACATCACCTGGGGCTAATGGTTTTATATTGCCTTCATCATCATCATCCTCATCGTCATTTATCTCGAACCACCAATCTACCTCGTTACCGTTTATAAATTCATCATCACCTGATTCTAGTATTGGTAAAAGATCTTGTGGTCTTTCATACTTAAAAAAATAGTTATCACCTTCCGCCTCAAAATCATTAAAAACAATATGCAATTCAATGGTTTCATCATCGAATCCATCTTCCGTATCTTGAAATACATCTATAATATCTGCCACCGGATTCATGGTGTCATTTGCAGTATATGTTTGTCCGTCATAAATAATTTCTAAAGTATAACTAGCCTGTAATTGCGGATTGAATGTATCGGTAGTATATGTACCATCAGCTTGGTCTGTAAAGAGATAAACTTCTCCATCAACATCATTGGTAACCGATACCTGTGCCCCAATGACATCGGTACTTTGGGTATCGAAAAATGGTGTAGAAGTACGTAGCGTAATGGTTTGTTCATTACCGGTAGTACCTTTTTCCCAATCTAGAGACGCTTCTACTACCAAACGAGTGCTATCGCTCTGCACATCAACATCAATTACATCTGTACATGAAACTATGGTACATAAAAACAAAAGTGTTATAAATTTTATTGGATTTTGCATGTCTTAAAATTTGAAGTTATAGGTTAATGAAGGCACGATACCGAAAATAGCAGTTCTAGTAGCCTCATTAGCTCCTGTTTCTATATTCTGACCAAATGAAATGGAAGC harbors:
- a CDS encoding SMP-30/gluconolactonase/LRE family protein gives rise to the protein MKIKPITFIITLVFAFVCQAQSEIAFPIEVGMKPESITKGFHDNYYVTVMNAKEPGDGELIEISKNGVKVFAKGFDEPKGIVYLNGYLYFSDITRIWRVDREGKASIFVDQADFPETALYLNDVSLDGKGNGMYVADMGATQYMRDSNNDLWPLDSEEAKNVPELGRIYHVDLDGRITIKQDTSPLMLNPNGVGVDNDGNIMVAAFFNGNFLVTKNGVLSPLKGQFRGADAVEQDSKGNYYVSSWVSGKVWKIDPETEVSTVLIEGLKSAADFYLEEDKDRLLVPDMMAGIIYAVPLKN
- a CDS encoding sugar phosphate isomerase/epimerase family protein; the protein is MIRNFSIQKLTNRITLLLILIGTNSVFSQIPISKQADRLQQYLGFWVSSIDYKTDSVANVPLIKMNNYPKIDNTAMSVDVFQKEGDIYKHTLTELIGHDTKTDSIFALGKSAQGDMFLGKGGFKSATEWIMKDRDFTDKETMTVTFDFKNQTDVLLKGVNPQNEILWQTRYIKKNPKNKNIGIQLVSVHEQMQKNPKETLKYLDRMGYSYIETFVYKDHSFYGLSPLDFKKLVEDNDLKFTGSMTFYDLPSNDNKAWKKAMQWWQECIEDHKQAGVEYLTISNNQIKEINTLAELKEYSEYYNAIGKLCKERGIRFAYHNHSDEFKIIENKVIYDYLLENTDPEYVSFQADLYWMHFSNVDPIDYFKRHENRFISWHVKDYKELGQSGKMDFELYFKYAKTAGLKYTVAEVEAFNYPVWYSINSAWNYLYFNIL
- a CDS encoding ThuA domain-containing protein; this translates as MKTRILQLSLFIIITFNQMAFAQDQFKVLLFTVQDTWHYECIPSAVDAFHKMAAEQQFKFDWTQNPEDLAEKLPSYDVVVFLNANTDNLNNEQLDVLKAHLHNGKGFVGVHSTSDSDIRNLWFDNLVGGVFKDHPQFQTAVLTNHDSNFPSNLHLPEKWLWSEEWYNFKSLKSEDITVLLSVDESTFDYQKGYDEIPLEGMGKNHPIAWYQLYDGGRSFYTTLGHKPEAFQDQRYLDHLFGGIYWAAKGEMKQ
- a CDS encoding DUF4249 family protein produces the protein MQNPIKFITLLFLCTIVSCTDVIDVDVQSDSTRLVVEASLDWEKGTTGNEQTITLRTSTPFFDTQSTDVIGAQVSVTNDVDGEVYLFTDQADGTYTTDTFNPQLQASYTLEIIYDGQTYTANDTMNPVADIIDVFQDTEDGFDDETIELHIVFNDFEAEGDNYFFKYERPQDLLPILESGDDEFINGNEVDWWFEINDDEDDDDEGNIKPLAPGDVVTINMHSISRPYYNYIDIVIDQLGGVGIFESTPVAIKGNCINTTNPDNYAHGYFRVTQKNTIIYTVE